The following are encoded in a window of Brienomyrus brachyistius isolate T26 unplaced genomic scaffold, BBRACH_0.4 scaffold79, whole genome shotgun sequence genomic DNA:
- the LOC125726931 gene encoding cAMP-dependent protein kinase inhibitor alpha-like yields the protein MTDVESTYADFIASGRTGRRNALHNILGNSSDLDSRELSLKLTELEINKTSEGDEAGESQHSSRDQAVDSEESKPDSI from the exons ATGACTGATGTTGAATCAACATATGCAGACTTCATAGCCTCAGGAAGAACTGGGCGACGGAACGCACTACACAACATCCTGGGGAACTCCAGCGATCTGGACTCCAGAGAATTGTCCCTGAAGTTAACAGAGCTTGAGATCAATAAAACAA GTGAGGGAGATGAAGCTGGAGAGTCCCAACACTCTTCTAGAGACCAGGCTGTGGACTCAGAGGAGAGCAAGCCAGATAGCATCTAG